In a single window of the Terriglobus roseus genome:
- a CDS encoding DUF58 domain-containing protein encodes MLRFRSRRADTVQRFLDPAVLGTISSLDLLARTVVDGFVAGLHRSPDFGFSQEFAEYRAYAPGDDLRHVDWSLYGRTDRTYIKRYRGETNSQLTVLLDASNSMEFTSGGVKKMDYARFIAAALFYLAIKRQRDAAGLIVFDDEVRDYVRPSVRNGQLARLLGGLEAAEPRARTDFGKPLQHFQELLHRRGIAIVISDFYEDPELVVKTIEPLRFHGNEVVLFHILDPQEVRPVMNGPSVLVDLETEQRIEVIPEYAKTTYREKIDAHVESLRSKTKAAGMDYQLLLTDQPLDNALREYLTLRQAGN; translated from the coding sequence TTGCTGCGATTCCGCAGCCGAAGGGCTGACACGGTGCAACGCTTCCTCGATCCCGCGGTGCTTGGCACCATCTCCTCGCTGGACCTGCTGGCGCGCACGGTTGTGGACGGCTTCGTCGCCGGCCTGCACCGTTCGCCGGACTTTGGGTTTTCGCAGGAGTTCGCGGAGTATCGCGCGTACGCGCCCGGGGACGATCTGCGGCATGTCGATTGGAGCTTGTACGGGCGCACCGATCGCACTTACATCAAGCGCTATCGCGGTGAGACGAACAGTCAACTTACCGTGTTGCTGGATGCGAGTAACTCAATGGAGTTCACCAGCGGCGGCGTCAAGAAAATGGACTACGCGCGCTTCATAGCGGCGGCACTTTTCTATCTCGCGATCAAGCGGCAGCGCGATGCTGCGGGTCTAATCGTCTTTGACGATGAGGTGCGTGATTACGTTCGGCCCTCCGTGCGCAACGGGCAGCTTGCTCGTCTGCTCGGAGGTCTTGAAGCTGCAGAGCCGCGTGCCCGGACGGATTTTGGTAAACCACTGCAGCATTTTCAGGAGTTGTTGCACCGGCGCGGTATTGCCATCGTCATCTCCGATTTTTACGAAGATCCTGAGCTCGTTGTGAAGACCATTGAGCCGCTACGCTTCCATGGCAATGAGGTCGTACTCTTTCACATTCTCGATCCGCAGGAGGTGCGGCCGGTAATGAATGGGCCGTCGGTGCTGGTGGATCTTGAGACGGAACAACGCATTGAAGTGATTCCGGAATACGCGAAGACGACGTATCGCGAGAAGATCGACGCGCATGTCGAATCGTTGCGATCGAAGACGAAGGCGGCCGGCATGGATTATCAGTTGCTGCTGACTGATCAGCCGCTCGACAATGCCTTGCGTGAGTACCTCACACTGCGACAGGCGGGCAACTGA